A section of the Candidatus Omnitrophota bacterium genome encodes:
- a CDS encoding DUF1805 domain-containing protein, which produces MKIDFWICSKTGKGRVISKNFAIADRQIFGLVFKLGAKRIVLLKAKKGYIMCGYLNLAAAEKFDDAACIVKGVKTIKDLLKAKIVFATKRARKLGVYPDMKASEAILKLS; this is translated from the coding sequence ATGAAGATAGATTTTTGGATTTGTTCAAAGACAGGAAAAGGTCGAGTAATCAGTAAAAATTTTGCGATTGCAGACAGGCAGATTTTCGGGCTAGTTTTTAAATTAGGAGCAAAAAGAATAGTTTTACTTAAGGCGAAGAAGGGCTATATAATGTGCGGCTATCTTAATTTGGCTGCAGCAGAAAAATTCGACGATGCTGCATGTATTGTTAAGGGGGTTAAAACTATCAAGGATTTGCTCAAAGCAAAAATTGTATTTGCGACTAAACGTGCGCGTAAACTTGGCGTTTATCCTGATATGAAGGCAAGTGAAGCCATCTTAAAATTAAGTTAG
- a CDS encoding HAD-IA family hydrolase has product MKYKLIIVDLGNVLINFNHWIAANKLLKYSSKSLDAIHTLFFDSPTLKDFEEGKMTPEDFFLAVKEDLGLDIDYERFLPIWNDIFYLTPDNLAVHKLLSTLKTQYKIVLLSNINQLHFEYLQNNFNIFDPFNRLVLSYKIGLRKPAPEIYRHALDLFSVRPEQAFYIDDRDDLIAAAKLLSIPAVVFKSFPPLMSALHDAGIIKQEKKALPA; this is encoded by the coding sequence ATGAAGTATAAATTGATTATAGTAGATTTAGGCAATGTCTTAATAAATTTCAATCATTGGATTGCTGCAAATAAATTATTAAAATACAGCTCAAAGAGTCTCGATGCAATTCATACCTTGTTTTTCGATTCTCCCACCTTGAAAGATTTTGAAGAAGGCAAAATGACTCCCGAGGATTTTTTCTTGGCAGTGAAAGAAGATTTAGGGTTAGATATAGACTATGAACGCTTCCTGCCAATATGGAATGATATATTCTATCTTACTCCGGATAATCTTGCAGTCCACAAGCTCCTCTCTACGTTGAAAACGCAATATAAAATAGTCCTACTTTCAAATATAAACCAGCTGCACTTCGAATATCTGCAGAATAATTTTAATATCTTTGATCCTTTTAATAGGTTAGTACTTTCCTATAAGATAGGCTTAAGAAAACCCGCTCCTGAAATTTATCGACATGCCCTTGATTTGTTTTCAGTAAGACCTGAGCAGGCATTCTATATAGATGACAGAGATGATCTAATTGCTGCGGCAAAACTACTTTCCATTCCCGCAGTTGTCTTTAAGTCATTCCCACCTCTTATGAGCGCACTGCACGATGCAGGAATCATAAAACAAGAAAAAAAGGCGCTCCCCGCATAA
- a CDS encoding ATP-grasp domain-containing protein yields the protein MRNNNNHKTIGLTFDLKEDYRLKKGDPVDRYAEFDVKATIDIVKKAIEDNGHKVLPLGDIKSLLNLRGRPQVDIVFNLAEGELGRNRESQVPMFLEFLQLPFVGGDALTLGISLDKIMTKKIFIAEGIPTPAFFQANNASDLGTMKLKYPLIVKPRFEGSSKGVNQESLIYDFSNLKKRVKWLIETYQQSALIEEFIMGKEFTVPIIGNDKPTVYCPVQIKIDGKLKLGDLFYTFERITSDKLEYIYPAKINKALTERIRKLALAAYQAVECRDFGRVDFRVNEKNEIFVLEVNPLPSLSTDDVFMKIAEYDGLKFSDVIGEILRSAFKRYNWN from the coding sequence ATGAGAAATAATAACAACCACAAAACAATCGGACTTACCTTTGATCTGAAGGAAGATTATAGATTAAAGAAAGGCGATCCAGTAGATAGATATGCCGAGTTTGATGTAAAGGCAACCATTGATATAGTAAAAAAGGCGATTGAAGATAATGGCCACAAGGTTTTACCACTAGGTGATATAAAATCGCTTTTGAATTTAAGAGGAAGGCCGCAAGTAGATATTGTCTTTAACCTTGCTGAAGGTGAACTAGGAAGGAATCGCGAATCCCAAGTGCCAATGTTTTTAGAATTTTTGCAACTTCCTTTTGTAGGAGGGGATGCCTTAACATTGGGAATTAGCTTAGATAAGATCATGACAAAAAAAATTTTTATTGCCGAGGGTATCCCAACCCCTGCTTTTTTTCAGGCAAATAATGCCTCTGATTTAGGAACCATGAAGTTAAAGTATCCCTTAATTGTTAAACCACGCTTTGAAGGTTCTTCAAAAGGAGTAAATCAGGAGTCTCTAATATATGATTTTTCAAATTTAAAGAAGCGGGTTAAATGGCTCATAGAGACATATCAACAGTCAGCATTAATTGAAGAATTTATAATGGGCAAGGAGTTCACTGTTCCGATAATCGGTAACGATAAACCTACTGTCTATTGTCCTGTGCAGATTAAGATAGATGGAAAACTAAAATTAGGTGATTTATTTTACACTTTTGAGCGCATAACTTCTGATAAATTGGAATATATTTATCCTGCAAAGATTAACAAGGCCTTGACTGAGCGGATTCGCAAATTAGCACTTGCAGCCTATCAGGCCGTGGAATGTCGTGATTTCGGCAGGGTCGATTTTAGGGTAAATGAAAAAAATGAAATTTTTGTGCTTGAGGTTAATCCCCTGCCTTCTTTATCTACGGATGATGTATTTATGAAGATAGCTGAATATGATGGTTTAAAATTTTCCGACGTAATTGGAGAAATTCTAAGGAGTGCATTCAAAAGGTATAATTGGAATTAA
- a CDS encoding KamA family radical SAM protein: MPSTTEQNIKTKDASQLEKQAPPTFRKGSTDYHRFEIYKDVDAELWEDWHWQIKNRIYTKEQLSCFITLTPQEEEGIRRSDGRLAMAITPYWANLMDPVDVNCPIRKQGVPLAAEFKKYLHEMIDPCAEDRDSPVPGLVHRYPDRVLFIATEQCAMYCRHCTRRRLVGNKSVSVYTKRIDAAVEYIKSNKKIRDCLISGGDPFMLEDNQLEEILKKFSSLDNIEFLRLGTRVPVTMPMRITDNLIALLKKYKPLWISIHFNHPKEITARTQKAINLLADSGIPLGSQTVLLKGINDRPFIMKKLMHKLLTLRVRPYYIYQCDPAKGTTHFRTPIAAGISIIEKLRGHTSGYAVPIYVIDAPGGGGKIPLGPNYLISQSKGKYVLRNFRGKIYKYIE; the protein is encoded by the coding sequence TTGCCCTCAACAACAGAACAAAATATAAAGACAAAGGATGCATCTCAACTGGAGAAGCAGGCGCCTCCTACTTTCCGTAAAGGCAGCACTGATTATCACCGCTTTGAGATTTATAAGGATGTAGATGCAGAGTTGTGGGAAGATTGGCATTGGCAGATAAAGAACCGAATTTATACCAAGGAGCAGCTATCTTGCTTTATAACATTGACACCGCAAGAAGAAGAGGGTATTAGGCGTTCTGACGGGCGTCTTGCCATGGCGATTACGCCTTATTGGGCGAATCTGATGGATCCTGTGGATGTTAATTGCCCTATTCGTAAACAAGGCGTACCCTTGGCTGCAGAGTTTAAGAAATATCTTCACGAAATGATTGATCCTTGCGCTGAAGATAGAGATTCTCCTGTGCCAGGATTAGTGCATCGCTATCCAGATAGAGTGTTGTTTATTGCTACTGAACAGTGCGCCATGTATTGTCGCCACTGTACGCGTCGGAGATTGGTAGGCAATAAATCAGTTAGTGTTTATACTAAAAGAATAGATGCTGCAGTCGAGTATATAAAATCTAACAAGAAGATTCGTGATTGTCTGATCTCGGGCGGTGACCCTTTTATGCTTGAAGACAATCAATTAGAAGAGATACTTAAAAAATTTAGTTCATTAGACAATATTGAATTTTTGCGCCTCGGCACGCGCGTTCCGGTTACCATGCCCATGCGCATAACCGATAATCTCATAGCCTTGTTGAAGAAATATAAGCCGCTATGGATTAGTATTCATTTCAATCATCCTAAAGAGATTACAGCAAGGACGCAAAAGGCAATCAATTTATTAGCAGATAGCGGTATTCCTTTAGGTAGCCAGACAGTATTGTTAAAAGGCATAAATGATCGCCCCTTTATTATGAAGAAATTAATGCATAAACTTCTTACCCTGCGAGTGCGGCCATATTATATCTATCAGTGCGATCCGGCAAAAGGTACGACACATTTTCGCACCCCAATTGCTGCTGGAATAAGTATTATTGAGAAGTTAAGAGGTCATACCTCTGGTTATGCAGTGCCAATATATGTAATAGATGCACCGGGTGGTGGAGGCAAGATACCCTTGGGCCCG